Below is a window of Halomicrobium mukohataei DSM 12286 DNA.
TTGCGGTCTTGCTCCTCCTCGTTGCCCGAGAAGGTGTTCCCGTCGCCGATGTCCGCGTGCAAGAACAGCAGGTTCTCGTCGAGGATGTGATCGACCACGTCGTACGACAGCGAGTGCATCTGATCGAGGAAGCTCCCGACGGTCAGCTCCGTCGACAGCATCGTCACGTCGTTTTCCTCCTCACAGAGGCCGTAGCTGAACCGCTGGCTCATGGCCGACTTCCCCGCCCCGTAGTCACCCTCGACGAGGATGATACTGCCCGGGGGGATCCCCCCGCCCAGTTCCTTGTTCAGTCGGTCGTGATCGTCCAGTCCCAGCGAGTACAGATCGTTACGTGCGATACTCATGTTCGGAATTCGAACACCTCCTCGTCGCCGTTGACGACGATCTTCACCCGGTGGTCACCGGGATCGAGCGGTTCCGAGATGTCCAGTCGGACCACGTCACCAGCGCCCCAGACCTCGGCTCCGCCCACCAGAGTCACTTCTACGTCCGTCTGGTAGGCACCGTCGACGAAGATGTCGAGCCGGTCGGCCCTGGCCGGCAGCTGTAACGTTCCGGTGTTCTTGACGTGGAGCGTGATGTTCTGGTTGCCGTCGGCGTCGTAGATCGCGTCGCTACCGCTGTCAGAGATGATCTCGATGTCACTGCGAACGTCTGAGCTCACGTCGACGCCTTGCTCGCTGATGGCGTCGCTGAGCTGGCCGACGCTGTCGGTGAACACCCCGACGACGCTGGCGGCGACCATCATGCTCGCGATGAAGATGATCAGGTGAGACGCGGAGACGCCTGCCATCTCAGACCACCTCCGTCGTCGTCGCCGTGTCGGCGACGCCGGTGCCGGAGACGACCTTGACGCGCCCCGGATCGTCGTCGAGCGCCGTCACGGTGATCGTCAGCTGCTCCTGTGGGAGCCACAGATCGGTGTCATCGTCGCCACCGACCGACGTGTCGTACCCCGACTGGTAGCTGTTGTCGGCCAGTAGATCCACGTCGCTGACCGCCAGCGACTCGGAACCGGTGTTGTTGACCGCGACCGTCAGCGTCCGGCTGGTGGTGTTCCAGGTCGCGCTCGTCACGTCGATGGCCGTGTTCTGCTGGGCCAGGGTTCGGTCGGTCCGATCCTCCTGGGCCTCGGAGACGCGCTCGAAGCCGTTGGTCGTCGCCGTATGGAACATGCCGAAGGCGATGAACATCCCGGCGAAGACGATCGCCGCCGAGCCACTAACGCTGAAGCCCATCGGAACCACCTCCGCGAACCAGCTTCGACAGGGCCACTGCGTCGGCCCCGCTGTCCTCGTCGAGCTGACTGATGTAGTGGAGACTCCGCGTGTGGTGGTCGATCGTCAGCCCGCCCTTGCCGCCGGACTCCTCGAAGCCACGGAGGACCTCGTGGAGGTCGTCGGCGACGGCCTCGTCGATCCAGTCGATCCGCTCGTAGTAGTCGATGGCGCGTGCGGCTTCCCGGTAGCTTGCCTGTTCGAGGAGGTATTCGAGCCACTCGACGACGATCAGGTCGCTTGCGAAGCCGCCGGGAAGCTCCGAGAGGTACGGCTTGCCCCCGTCATCCGCCGACGCGTTCGGCGTCTGCTCTAGCTCGGGTTCCGGCTCCGGTTCCGCAGTGGTCGTCGGCTCTGGTTCCGGCTCCGGTTCCGCAGTGGTCGTCGGCTCCGGCTCTGGCTCCGGTTCCGGCTCGGGCTCTGGCTCCGGTTCCAGCTCTGGCTCCGGTTCCGGTTCCGGCTCGGGCTCTGGCTCCGGTTCGCTCGCGTCCGCTTCGGCCGTGAGGTCCTCGTCGTCGTCCTCGATGACGTCGTCGAACAGATCGTCGTCCGCGAGACCGTCGAGGTCGTCGCCGTCCTCCTCGATGCCCGAGGAGAGTTCGTCGTCTTCGAGGGCCATCTCGTCGTCCCCGTCGTCCTCGTCGAGCGCCATGTCGCCGCCGGGACTGTCCTCTTCTGCCCACTCGGCGTCGCCGGAGTCGTACTCGTCTTTGAGTTCCTGAAACGATTTTCCGCCCTCCCCGTCGCCGTCGCCACCGTCGTCCATGTCCATGCTCATGTCGTCGTCCTCCTCGTCGAAGTCGCCGAGGTCGTCGCCCCCCTCGTCGAAGTCGTCGAAGTCGTCTTCGAAACTGCCGCCGTCGTCCTCGAAACCGCCGTCGTCGCTACCGTCGTCTGCAAACACGTCGTCGACGCTGTCACCGCCGCCGCCCAGATCGTCGCCGTCGTCCTCGACCAGATCCTCGTCGAAGAACCCCTCGGCGTCGGCGTTGGCGATGTCTTCGTCGATGTCCTCCTCTGTCTCGTCGTCATCGTCGTCGAAGAGGCCGAAACCGCCGCCGCCACCCATGCCGCCACCGCCGCCCATACCGGCGTCGATGTCGTCCGCGAAGGGGTTGACGCCACGGGTGACCATCTCGTAGATGTCAAGCAGCTTGCGGACGTTCTCTTCGACTTCTTCGACGGACTCGCTGATCTGCTCGTTTTCGGTCCGGACCGTGTTGACCGTCGACGACAGCGATCCGACCTCGTTTTCGAGCTCGTCGAGGCGGTGTTCGAGTTCGTCGGTGTCCTGGCCGGCGTCGTCCATGTCGCCGAACTCGTCGCCACCGAACCCGTCCATGTCGTCGCCACCCATGCCGCCGAGATCGCCGAACTCGTCGTCACCGCCGTCGTCGGCCATGAGCCCCCCGCCGTCGGCGAGTTCGTCGCCGTCGTCACCACCCGCGTCGTCCGACTCCTCGTCGTCCGAGAGAATGGAGTCGAACATGTTCTTGATGCTCATCCCGACGAGCCCGCCAGTGAGGAGAACGACGAGAGCGGGCGCGAAGATCGATCCCTCCGGGATCGCCACCTGAAGCGTCGGGAAGAGCGCAATGCTACTCATCGTACCTAAAACTGGATGTTCATACCCTTCAATATTCCGTCTACCATATCATATCTGATAACAGACTCGTTAGTTACTGGCCAGAAGTACGGAATAAACCGCAGAGAGGCTGGCGAGATCGTCAGCGAGATCCTTCCGACACGTCGTCGCGGGAAGGATCGTCAGACGAACGGTATCGACCGCGTCTCCGTCCGTCGCGTGTCTGGCATGCGTCAGACGCAGGTACCCGACGACGCCTCGCGCGGGCTACAGCGTCGCGGTGCCCTGACTCGCGCTCTTGACGATCAGATCGCCAGTCGCGGCTTTGAGACGAAGCGAGCGGCCGTAATCGCCGCCGACGTCCTCGCCGAGGATCGGGACGTCGTTCGCCGCGAGCGTCTCGCGGACGATGGCGGCGTTGCGAGAGCCGATGCTGGAGCCGTTCTCCGAGAAGTCGAGCATGTCGCTCCCGCCCGCGATCTTCGCCTCCATGGAGCGACGCTGTGCGCCGGCCCGCTCCATCTCTTCGAGTAACACCTCGACACCGGTGTCGGCGAACTTCGCGCGAGCGCCCTCGCCCTCGTCGTGTCGTGGCAACATAACGTGAACGAGACCCGCGGTGTTCGAGTCCGGGTCGTACAGTGCGACCCCGATACAGGATCCCAGCCCGCTGGTGGTCAGCACCGCCTCGTCCGTCGTCACCGCGTACTCGGCGATACCGACCTTCTTGCGCTCGGGCTGCCCGACCGACTCCTGTTCCGTCTGGCTCCCGTCGTACACTTTCATTGTCAGAATATCTGTTCGACGTCGGCGTCGGTCTGGTCGGCCCTGTCCACTTCGAGTTCCTCGAGCGCCTGGCGGAGCTCTTTCTCGTCGGGGAGGGCGTGGATCTCGCTGCTGAACTCGATCTCGTCGGTCCGCATCTCCGACTCGATGATGAACGAGTGTTCCTGGTGCTGGCCGACCTGTGCCGCGAGCGGGTCGACGATCGCCTGCCCGATGTCGTGGACGAGCTGTGGCGGAGTGTGATCGACCGAGGTCTGGAGGACGTTCGCCCAGCCGTCGACGAAACCACTGGTCATGATGTTGCCCAGTTCTTCGATCGCGGCCTTGTGTTGCTCGGTGAGTCCCTCGCCGTCCGGTTCGGTCGGCATCAGCGCCTCGGCGACGTTCTGGGCCGAGACCTCGTCGAACAACACGAGGAGGTAGCCACTGGGGACGCCGGTGAACTCCACGACCGTGCCGACGTAGGTGTCGTCGCCGATCTGCTTGGGCACGTCTTCGATGGGTGCGAAGCTGATCTGGGTCACTTCCGCCTCCGTCGGGATGCCGGTCATCATCTCGACGTTCTCGGCCGCCTGTTCGGTCCCGCTCGTCGTCATCTCGTTGAACACGCTCAGCTTGTCGATCGGGATGGCGTCGCCGCCCGGCTCCGCGTGGTCGGTCATCAGCTCCGCGAGCGTGTCGTACTCGGGGAGCATGTAGATGTAGAAGTTGAGCGACTCGCCGACCCACTCGATCTGGGACTTGAAGACGAACACCTGCGGCTGGTCGGCCACCGTCGGCGCTGGCGGGAGTACGTCGGCTCCGGTCGCCTCGATGTACTCGGGGGGACTGTGTTCGATCGTCGTCCCGAGGTAGTCGGCCCACCCGTCGATGAAGCCGCTCATCATGATGTTGCCGATCTCCTCGACGCTGCTCTGTGCCATCTCGCCGTCCGCACCGCCGGGCACCAGCGCCTCCGTGATCGGACCGACCGAGTCCGACTCGAAGACGAGCACGGTGTCGCCGTCGAGTGCCCCCTCGAAGTCGAACTGCACGCCGACGAAGTCCTGACCGGCGAGTTCTTCGCCAACGTCGTCCCGGTTCAACAGCGTGATCTTCGTCACGTCGACGACGGCGTCGATGCCGGTCATCTGGGCCAGCGACTGAGTCGCCTGTTCGGCACCCTCGTGTGCGAGCTGGTTGAACGTACCGAGCGACTGAATGTCGACTTTCATCTTACGAGGGGACGACGTCCTCGATAGCCTCCATCACGCTGGGTTTCTGGAACGGCTTGGTGATGTATCCGTCAGCACCGGCTTTGACGGCCTCTTTCATCTTCTCCTCCTGTCCGACGCTGGTACACATGATGACGTTGGCGTCGGGGTTGGAAGTCTTGATCTCGTCGGTCGCCTCGATCCCGTCCCGGATCGGCATCACGATGTCCATCATCACCAGATCCGGTGTCTGTTCTTTGTACACTTCGACAGCTTCGACGCCGTTTTCGACCTCCCCCACGATGTTGTGATCCTCTTCGAGGATCTCGCGCAGGAGGTTGCGCATAAACTCCGAGTCGTCGGCGATCAGTACGTCTGGCATACCTATCACTGCAGTTGTACCGTGAATAGCTAAATAAACCCTTGCACGGAATTATCGGGCTTGATATTCGCTCGACGGCAGCCAGGTTCCGGACGCTCGAAGGGACGATCACAGAATCGGCACAAGACGGGCGATCAGCCCGACGACGTCGAACGCGAACGGGCCGTACGCGAAGTATTCCACCGACGCCAGTGAGAGATAGACGGTCGTCGCGCCACCGGCCACCGCCATCCCGATAGCGACGGATCGGGGTGAGACGCGATCGGGGGCGACGGTCCGACCGACGACGAGGACGGCAGCGACCGCCGCGACACAGAGCCCGAACAGCGCGTGGAACTGGATCGCCTCCCCGAGTGCCGGATCGAGGACGCCGAGGACGACCGCCGCCAGAGCCGGCCCGACCAGGATCGTGCCGGCGTAGACACCAGCGATCGTCCGGGGAGCCCCGGAGATCGCCTCCCGAACCGCAGGGAGACGGAAGGGACAGTACGACGCCAGTGCGATCGCTGGCAGCAGGTACCGGACGGTGAGCTGGCTGAACAGCGGGAGCCGAGGGAGATAGACGAGCGTGAGCACGACGGCGTAGCTCGCGACGAGCAGATCCGTCTGGCGTCGCGGACCCAGCCGGGAGAGGGCGACGCCGTGTCGCCGGATGTGAACGGCGGCGACCGCCGGGAGTGCGAGGAGCGTCCCGACGATCGGCGTCGACTCGACGACCGAGAGATCGATCGTCTCGTAGTCGTTGATTCCGGACAGGGACGCCGAGTTGCCGCGTCGGACGAAGATCTCCCAGAGCCGCTCGTGTTCGCCCGCGGCTGCAACGCCGTCGGAAACCGCAGCAACGGCGTAGTTACCGATGAATACGAGTTGCGCCAGGACCGTCTCGGCGAGCGTCGAGAGCGCGAAAAGCGGCGACAGGAGTCCGAAGAGTTCGTCGAGGAGTGTCCGCTGTGTCTCGTCGCCACCAGTCGGGTCGGCGTCCGCGTCGCCACCGGCCGTTCCCGAAGCCGCGTCACCGTCGCCCGCTTTGGCACCATCGGTCGGTGCGAGTTCGACGCTCTCGGGCCCGACGTTCGGGAGGAGTCGTGGCGGACGGAGCGGATTCCCGTTGATGAGCACGTTCGTGACGGCCATCGGGAGCACGGAGAGCACGAAGATCCCCCCGACGACGGCGAGACGACGGCGGCTCTTCCGGGGTTCGGTGAGGAAGTCGACGGCGAACAGCGCGGCCGTGAGGAAGAACCCCTCGAAGGCGTGGACCCACGCGACCAGCCCGAGCGCACCGTACGCGAGGCCGTGTGCCACGTAGCTCGCCCGGCCGTCCAGTTGCCGGCTCCGTGCGAACGCGAACACGGACCAGAAGACGAGCGCCGTGACCAGCACGTGGCGCTTCGGAATCGTCGCCCAGAAGCCGACCGGCGTCGCGAGCGCGAGGGCGACCCCCGCGGCGACGGCCACGCGCCGGTCGTGGAACGCACCGACGAGCCGGTAGCACGACACCGCGACCACTCCAGCGGCCGCGAGCGTACTGAGCTGGAGCGCGACCAGCGGCAGCTGGGATCGATCGAGCGCCGTCGCGAGAACCACCGCAGCGGCGAACCAGGCGCTCGCGACGGCGACGGCGACGAGACGGAGCCACCGTCGATCGAAGCGGGCGGCCAGCCGTCGCCCGAGGCCGACGACGCCGAGCGCCCACCCACCGGCGAGCACGAGGCGAGGCGGCGCGACGACGCTGGCACCCTCAAGGAGCCAGAGGAATGGCAGCGCGGCCACGACCTGCCCGTAGTTGCGGGCGTAGAACCGACCGCCGTACTCGTGGAGGCCGGGCTGGGTGCCCAGCGTCAGCGAGTACTGGAAGTCCGGCGGTGTCATCGCGAGTCGGCCGTCCGCCAGATTCGCGACGGCGTTGGCGATGGGGTACGTGTCCGTGATGAAGAAGCCGACCCGCCAGGACAGCGCTCCCAGTAACACGACGCCGAGCCACAGCGTCAGGCCGATCGCGTCCCCGAAGACGAACTGTCCCGCGCGGTCCGCGTACCGGGAGAGACGGTCCGACCAGACCGAACGGAACTGGGCGTCGACGCCGCTCGATCGATCACCGTTCATGGACGGACCTCGACGGTTTCGTCGGCCTCGAACACCGTCTGGTCGTACTCGAAGCTCTGGACGCGAACGGTGATCGTGGCTCGGTACCGCTGTTCGGTGACGCCGTCGGGATCGAGGCCGCGATCGCGCATCCCGAGACGGACAGTCTCGGACTGGCCGCCGGAGAGCAGTCGGGTCGTGGTGCGATCGACGCCGAGTTCGGGCACCGACACCCGGTAGACGAGCCGTGGCCGCCCCTCGATATCCGAGACGGAAATGGTCGCGTCGGGGATCCGCAGGTAGTCGACGCCCGTGCCAAAGCGGCCGCCCTCGACGACCAGCGCGCTCGTGTCGAGCCGTTCGACCGTGGCGTTGGCCCGCCCGTCGCCGACGGTCGTCGGATTCCGTGCGGTCGCGTCGACGACGCCGAACGGACCGGTCAGAAGGAGCGTGACCGCGACGACGGCGACGGCGAGCCGTTCGAGACGGGCCACGGAGACCATGCTAACAGAGCTACCGCTACGACCGACATTAAATGATTCGCACCACCTACAGCTGGACGCCGTCCTCGCCCTCGACGGCCGCCAGCAGTTCCGCGATGGAGTCGTCGGGCGAACAGCCACTCGTCTTGACGAGCTCTCGGAGACTCTCGGGCGGGTAGCGGACGGGAACGTTCGACTCGCTCAGGAGAATGCCCAGCACCTCCTCGACCGGCGTCGAGCCGTCGACCTGACGGGCGTACCACAGCATGAGACTCTCGAAGACGGTGATGATGTCGTTCGAGACCATCCGCTGTTGGCTCACGGTGCCGTCGAACTTGGCCGTCACGTCGAAGCCGTAGCGGGAGTTCCCCTCGTCCATGGTCTCCGCGAGCCACTCGTGGACCGTCGCGTCGTCCAGCGTCGGCTCGGGCTCTGGCGTCGGTTCGGGCTCGGGCGTCGGGTCCGGTGCGGGACGGGACGGCGTCGTCGAATCCGTCCGAACGTCGGGCGAGACGACGTACCTGCCCTCGTCGATCTGCTCGACGTGGTCG
It encodes the following:
- a CDS encoding DUF7500 family protein; the protein is MSEGPDEPNPEDGKILSPEELDISDDDHVEQIDEGRYVVSPDVRTDSTTPSRPAPDPTPEPEPTPEPEPTLDDATVHEWLAETMDEGNSRYGFDVTAKFDGTVSQQRMVSNDIITVFESLMLWYARQVDGSTPVEEVLGILLSESNVPVRYPPESLRELVKTSGCSPDDSIAELLAAVEGEDGVQL
- a CDS encoding chemotaxis protein CheC, which produces MKVDIQSLGTFNQLAHEGAEQATQSLAQMTGIDAVVDVTKITLLNRDDVGEELAGQDFVGVQFDFEGALDGDTVLVFESDSVGPITEALVPGGADGEMAQSSVEEIGNIMMSGFIDGWADYLGTTIEHSPPEYIEATGADVLPPAPTVADQPQVFVFKSQIEWVGESLNFYIYMLPEYDTLAELMTDHAEPGGDAIPIDKLSVFNEMTTSGTEQAAENVEMMTGIPTEAEVTQISFAPIEDVPKQIGDDTYVGTVVEFTGVPSGYLLVLFDEVSAQNVAEALMPTEPDGEGLTEQHKAAIEELGNIMTSGFVDGWANVLQTSVDHTPPQLVHDIGQAIVDPLAAQVGQHQEHSFIIESEMRTDEIEFSSEIHALPDEKELRQALEELEVDRADQTDADVEQIF
- a CDS encoding flagellin, whose amino-acid sequence is MAGVSASHLIIFIASMMVAASVVGVFTDSVGQLSDAISEQGVDVSSDVRSDIEIISDSGSDAIYDADGNQNITLHVKNTGTLQLPARADRLDIFVDGAYQTDVEVTLVGGAEVWGAGDVVRLDISEPLDPGDHRVKIVVNGDEEVFEFRT
- a CDS encoding FlaD/FlaE family flagellar protein — encoded protein: MSSIALFPTLQVAIPEGSIFAPALVVLLTGGLVGMSIKNMFDSILSDDEESDDAGGDDGDELADGGGLMADDGGDDEFGDLGGMGGDDMDGFGGDEFGDMDDAGQDTDELEHRLDELENEVGSLSSTVNTVRTENEQISESVEEVEENVRKLLDIYEMVTRGVNPFADDIDAGMGGGGGMGGGGGFGLFDDDDDETEEDIDEDIANADAEGFFDEDLVEDDGDDLGGGGDSVDDVFADDGSDDGGFEDDGGSFEDDFDDFDEGGDDLGDFDEEDDDMSMDMDDGGDGDGEGGKSFQELKDEYDSGDAEWAEEDSPGGDMALDEDDGDDEMALEDDELSSGIEEDGDDLDGLADDDLFDDVIEDDDEDLTAEADASEPEPEPEPEPEPEPELEPEPEPEPEPEPEPEPTTTAEPEPEPEPTTTAEPEPEPELEQTPNASADDGGKPYLSELPGGFASDLIVVEWLEYLLEQASYREAARAIDYYERIDWIDEAVADDLHEVLRGFEESGGKGGLTIDHHTRSLHYISQLDEDSGADAVALSKLVRGGGSDGLQR
- a CDS encoding flagellin, giving the protein MGFSVSGSAAIVFAGMFIAFGMFHTATTNGFERVSEAQEDRTDRTLAQQNTAIDVTSATWNTTSRTLTVAVNNTGSESLAVSDVDLLADNSYQSGYDTSVGGDDDTDLWLPQEQLTITVTALDDDPGRVKVVSGTGVADTATTTEVV
- a CDS encoding chemotaxis protein CheD, translated to MKVYDGSQTEQESVGQPERKKVGIAEYAVTTDEAVLTTSGLGSCIGVALYDPDSNTAGLVHVMLPRHDEGEGARAKFADTGVEVLLEEMERAGAQRRSMEAKIAGGSDMLDFSENGSSIGSRNAAIVRETLAANDVPILGEDVGGDYGRSLRLKAATGDLIVKSASQGTATL
- the cheY gene encoding chemotaxis protein CheY; its protein translation is MPDVLIADDSEFMRNLLREILEEDHNIVGEVENGVEAVEVYKEQTPDLVMMDIVMPIRDGIEATDEIKTSNPDANVIMCTSVGQEEKMKEAVKAGADGYITKPFQKPSVMEAIEDVVPS